A region of Lycium barbarum isolate Lr01 chromosome 1, ASM1917538v2, whole genome shotgun sequence DNA encodes the following proteins:
- the LOC132604608 gene encoding probable aquaporin TIP1-1, whose translation MPIDQIAMGSHEEFRSPGALKAALAEFISTLIFVFAGQGSGMAYNKLTADGAASPAGLISASIAHAFGLFVAVSVGANISGGHVNPAVTFGAFVGGNITMFRGILYIVAQLLGSTAACGLLEFATGGLSTGSFALGADVSVWNALVFEIVMTFGLVYTVYATAVDPKKGELGTIAPIAIGFIVGANILAGGCFTGASMNPAVSFGPSLVSWTWTHQWVYWAGPLIGGGLAGVIYEFVFINRSHEQLASGDF comes from the exons ATGCCGATCGACCAAATTGCTATGGGAAGCCATGAGGAATTCCGCAGTCCAGGGGCGCTGAAAGCAGCCCTGGCGGAGTTCATCAGTACCCTCATCTTCGTTTTCGCAGGTCAGGGTTCTGGCATGGCTTACAACAAGCTAACCGCTGACGGGGCTGCCAGCCCTGCCGGCCTTATCTCAGCCTCGATAGCGCATGCTTTCGGGCTTTTCGTGGCTGTTTCCGTTGGTGCTAACATCTCCGGTGGCCATGTTAACCCTGCCGTTACCTTCGGTGCTTTTGTTGGTGGAAACATCACTATGTTCCGTGGGATTCTGTACATCGTTGCACAGTTGCTTGGTTCCACTGCTGCCTGTGGCCTTCTTGAATTCGCCACTGGTGGCTTG AGCACTGGGTCATTTGCATTGGGTGCTGATGTATCAGTATGGAACGCCCTTGTGTTCGAGATAGTGATGACATTTGGACTTGTTTACACTGTGTATGCAACTGCTGTTGACCCAAAGAAGGGAGAATTGGGAACAATTGCACCAATTGCCATTGGTTTCATTGTTGGTGCCAACATTCTAGCTGGTGGGTGCTTTACTGGAGCTTCAATGAACCCTGCTGTTTCATTTGGACCATCTTTGGTTAGCTGGACTTGGACTCACCAATGGGTTTACTGGGCCGGACCCCTTATTGGTGGTGGGCTTGCTGGAGTTATCTATGAATTTGTCTTCATCAACCGCTCTCATGAACAACTCGCCAGTGGAGATTTTTAA